GATCAGCTCGGGCGTGCTCCCGTTCGCAGCTCCCGGCCGGCCCTCCAAGGGGCGCGGGGCTGTGTCGATGTGCGGCTTCGCCGCGTGGGCGCGATCAGCTCGGGGGCGCTCCCGTTCGCAGCTCCCGGCCGGCCCTCCAAGGGGCGCGGGGCTGTGTCGATGTGCGGCTTCGCCGCGTGGGCGCGATCAGCTCGGGCGTGCTCCCGTTCGCAGCTCCCGGCCGGCCCTCCAAGGGGCGCGGGGCTGTGTCGATGTGCGGCTTCGCCGCGTGGGCGCGATCAGCTCGGGGGCGCTCTCGTTCGCAGCTCCCGGCCGGCCCTCCAAGGGGCGCGGGGCTGTGTCGATGTGCGGCTTCGCCGCGTGGGCGCGATCAGCTCGGGGGCGCTCCCGTTCGCAGCCCCCGGCCGGCCTCCAAGGGGCGCGGGGAACTGCGCGACCGGCCACGACGCACCCGCAGGCGCCGAGCCCACCCGAACCCCCGAGTTCTCAGGCGCCCCGACCCCCGGTCCGCACCAGCCCCCGCCCCGCCCGGAGGGCTACGGGAGGGCGCCGGCGTGCCGCGCGGCGACGACCGCTTCGCCTCGGGTGCGGGCGCCCAGCTTGCGCATGGCCGACCGCAGGTACCCCTTCACCGTCTCCGGGCGGACGCCCAACCGCTCCGCCACCCCCACGTTCGTCGCCCCGACGGCGACCCACGACAGCACGTCCACCTCCCGGGGCGACAGCCCCGGATCCGCCTCGCGGGAACCCCCGGCCAGCCGTCCGCACACCGCGAGCAGCTCCGCCCGCAGCACCGGATCGGCGATGCGCGGCGCCAGCGCACGCAGCGCCCCGTGCGCCTCGCGCACCCGCTCCCAGTCACCCCCGCCCGCCCCGGCCCCGCCGGCGGCCCCCCGCGCCGCCGCCACCAGCCCCGCCGCCTCGTCCCGCACCACCAGCGACTGCTCCACGTCCCGCGCCGCCTCCACCGCCGCCGTCAGCGTCCGGTCGCCCAGCGGCTGGGCCGAGCGCAGCGCCCCGTACAGCACCCCCCGCACCCGCCGCCGTACCACCACCGGCACCGCGAGCACCGACCGCAGCCCCTCCCGGGCCACCGGCGCGTCGTACTCGTGGGTGATGTGCCGGGCCGCCGAGTACTCGGTCACCGCGTACGGCCGGGCCAGCGCCACCACCTTGCCGCCGAGCCCGTTGCCGGAGACCACCGCGAGCGAGCGCAGCGCGGCCGTCGCGGTCCCGCTCAGCTCGCTGATGCGGATCTGCGCGCGCCCGGGCTCCACGAGCCCGCCGAACGCCACCGGCAGCCCCGTCGCCCGCCGCAGCCGCGCCAGCGCACCCCGCACCTCCACCGCATCGGCCGCCTGGACCGCGTCAGCCGCCATACCGTCCGCCCTTCGCCGCGGGCACCCGCCGCCCACCCCCCGTTCGGGGGTGGTGAGACCCGCATCACGGATTAGACGATGGAGGACGGCTGTCCGGCAATGAGTCCGGCAATGAGTCCGGCACCGAGGAGGACACATGACGGCGACCACCGGCACGGGCGCGACCGAGGAGTTCAGGGCCGCGCGGGACTTCCTGCTCGCCCACCGCGAGGACTGGACCACGGCCTACGAGGGCTTCCGCTGGCCCCGTCCGGCGTACTTCAACTGGGCGCTCGACTGGTTCGACGTCATCGCCCGCGGCAACGACCGCACCGCCCTGCACATCGTCGAGGAGGACGGCAGCACCGTACGGCTGTCCTTCGCGGAGCTGTCGGAGCGCTCGGACCGGGTCGCGAACTGGCTGCGCGGACGCGGGGTGCGCGCCGAGGACCGGGTCCTGGTCATGCTGGGCAACCAGGCAGAGCTGTGGGAGACCATGCTCGCCGCGATGAAGCTGCGCGCCGTCGTCATCCCCGCCACCCCCCTCCTCGGCCCCGCCGACCTGCGCGACCGCGTCGAGCGCGGCCGTGTCCGGCACGTCGTCGTAAGGACCTCGGACGCCGAGAAGTTCGCCGACGTGCCCGGCCGCTACACGCGTATCGCGGTCGGCGGCGCCCCCGACGGCTGGCAGCGGTACGAGGACGCCTACGAGGAACCGGCCGGCTTCAGCCCGGACGGGCCCACGCACTCCGACGACCCGCTGATGCTGTACTTCACCTCCGGCACCACCGCCCGCCCCAAGCTGGTCGAGCACACGCACACCTCGTACCCGGTCGGCCACCTCGCCACCATGTACTGGATCGGGCTGAAGCCCGGTGACGTGCATCTGAACATCTCCTCGCCCGGCTGGGCCAAGCACGCCTGGTCCAACCTCTTCGCCCCCTGGAACGCCGAGGCGACCGTCTTCCTGTTCAACTACACCCGCTTCGACGCGGCCCGGCTGATGGCCGAGATGGACAAGGCCGGGGTGACCACGTTCTGCGCCCCGCCCACCGTGTGGCGCATGCTCATCCAGGCCGACCTGAGCCAGCTGCGTACCCGCCCGCGCGAGGTCGTCGCCGCCGGCGAGCCGCTCAACCCCGAGGTGATCGAGCAGGTGCGGCGCGCCTGGGACGTCACCATCCGGGACGGCTTCGGGCAGACCGAGACGGCCGTCCAGGTCTCCAACAGCCCCGGCCAGCGGCTCAAGACCGGCTCGATGGGCCGCCCCAGCCCCGGCTACCGCATCGAACTGCTCGACCCGGTCTCCGGGGCCCCCGGCGCGGACGAGGGCGAGATCGCCATCGACATGTCCGACCACCCCGTCGGCCTGATGACCGGCTACCACGGCGACGCCGACCGCACCGCCGAGGCCATGGCCGGCGGCTACTACCGCACCGGCGACATCGGATCGCGGGACGAGGACGGCTACCTCACCTACATCGGGCGCAGCGACGACGTCTTCAAGGCGAGCGACTACAAGATCAGTCCGTTCGAGCTGGAGAGCGCGCTCCTGGAGCACGAGGCGGTCGCCGAGGCGGCCGTCGTGCCCGCCCCCGACGAGGTGCGGCTCGCGGTGCCGAAGGCGTACGTCGTCCTCGCCGAGGGCTGGCAGCCGGGGCCCGACACCGCCAAGGTGATCTTCGAGCACTCCCGGGAGATCCTCGCCCCGTACAAGCGCATCCGCCGGCTGGAGTTCGGCGCGCTGCCCAAGACCGTGTCCGGCAAGATCCGCCGCATCGAGTTGCGCGAGGCCACGGCCGCCGGCTCGACGGACGAGTACCGCGAGGAGGACTTCCGATGACCGGACACCCGGCCCCGGACGGGCTCTCGTACGCCCACGGCACCAGCACGACACCCCTCCTCGGCGACACCATCGGCGCCAACCTCGACCGCGCGATCGCCGCGTACCCCGACCGCGACGCCCTCGTCGACGTGCCCTCCGGACGCCGCTGGAGCTACGCCGAGTTCGGCGCCGCCGTCGACGAGGTGGCGCGCGGACTGCTCGCCAAGGGCGTCACCACCGGCGACCGGGTCGGCATCTGGGCGGTCAACTGCCCGGAGTGGGTGCTCACCCAGTACGCCACCGCCCGCATCGGCGCCATCATGGTGAACATCAACCCCGCCTACCGCGCCCACGAGTTGGAGTACGTCCTCCAACAGGCCGGGATCACCCTGCTGATCGCCTCGCTCGCGCACAAGGGCAGCGACTACCGATCCCTGGTGGAGGAAGTACGGGGCCGGTGCCCGCAGTTGCGCGAGACGGTGTACATCGGCGACCCGTCCTGGGACGCGCTCACCGCCGGCGCCCCGGCCGTCCCGCACGCCCGGCTCGCGGAGATCGGGGCGGGGCTGAGCTGCGACGACCCCATCAACATCCAGTACACCTCGGGCACCACCGGCTTCCCCAAGGGCGCCACCCTCTCCCACCACAACATCCTCAACAACGGTTACTGGGTGGGCCGTACGGTCGGCTACGGCGAACAGGACCGGATCTGTCTGCCCGTCCCCTTCTACCACTGCTTCGGCATGGTGATGGGCAACCTGGGCGCCACCTCGCACGGCGCCTGCATCGTCGTCCCGGCCCCCTCCTTCGAACCGGCGGCGACCCTGGAGGCCGTCCAGCGCGAGCGCTGCACCTCGCTGTACGGCGTCCCCACCATGTTCATCGCGGAGCTGAACCTCCCCGACTTCGCCTCCTACGACCTCTCCACCCTGCGCACCGGCATCATGGCGGGCTCCCCCTGCCCGGTCGAGGTGATGAAGCGCGTCGTCGCCGAGATGCACATGGAGGAGGTGTCCATCTGCTACGGCATGACGGAGACCTCGCCCGTCTCGCTCCAGACCCGCCGCGACGACGACCTGGAGCACCGCACCGGCACCGTCGGCCGCGTCCTGCCGCACATCGAGGTCAAGGTCGTCGACCCCGCGACCGGGGTGACACAGCCACGCGGCACCTCCGGTGAACTGTGCACCCGCGGCTACAGCGTGATGCTCGGCTACTGGGAGGAGCCCGCGAAGACCGCCGAGGTCGTCGACGCCGGGCGCTGGATGCACACCGGGGACCTCGCGATGATGCGCGAGGACGGGTACGTCGAGATCGTCGGCCGCATCAAGGACATGATCATCCGAGGCGGCGAGAACGTCTACCCGCGCGAGATCGAGGAGTTCCTCTACGCCCACCCGAAGATCGCCGACGTCCAGGTGGTCGGCGTGCCGCACGAGCGGTACGGCGAGGAGGTGCTCGCCTGCGTCATCCCGCGCGACGCCGGCGACCCGCCCACCCTGGAGGAGGTACGCGCCTTCTGCGACGGGCAGTTGGCCCACTACAAGGTGCCCACCCGGCTGAGCGTCCTCGACTCCTTCCCGATGACG
The DNA window shown above is from Streptomyces sp. NBC_00670 and carries:
- a CDS encoding helix-turn-helix transcriptional regulator, producing the protein MAADAVQAADAVEVRGALARLRRATGLPVAFGGLVEPGRAQIRISELSGTATAALRSLAVVSGNGLGGKVVALARPYAVTEYSAARHITHEYDAPVAREGLRSVLAVPVVVRRRVRGVLYGALRSAQPLGDRTLTAAVEAARDVEQSLVVRDEAAGLVAAARGAAGGAGAGGGDWERVREAHGALRALAPRIADPVLRAELLAVCGRLAGGSREADPGLSPREVDVLSWVAVGATNVGVAERLGVRPETVKGYLRSAMRKLGARTRGEAVVAARHAGALP
- a CDS encoding AMP-binding protein, whose translation is MTATTGTGATEEFRAARDFLLAHREDWTTAYEGFRWPRPAYFNWALDWFDVIARGNDRTALHIVEEDGSTVRLSFAELSERSDRVANWLRGRGVRAEDRVLVMLGNQAELWETMLAAMKLRAVVIPATPLLGPADLRDRVERGRVRHVVVRTSDAEKFADVPGRYTRIAVGGAPDGWQRYEDAYEEPAGFSPDGPTHSDDPLMLYFTSGTTARPKLVEHTHTSYPVGHLATMYWIGLKPGDVHLNISSPGWAKHAWSNLFAPWNAEATVFLFNYTRFDAARLMAEMDKAGVTTFCAPPTVWRMLIQADLSQLRTRPREVVAAGEPLNPEVIEQVRRAWDVTIRDGFGQTETAVQVSNSPGQRLKTGSMGRPSPGYRIELLDPVSGAPGADEGEIAIDMSDHPVGLMTGYHGDADRTAEAMAGGYYRTGDIGSRDEDGYLTYIGRSDDVFKASDYKISPFELESALLEHEAVAEAAVVPAPDEVRLAVPKAYVVLAEGWQPGPDTAKVIFEHSREILAPYKRIRRLEFGALPKTVSGKIRRIELREATAAGSTDEYREEDFR
- a CDS encoding AMP-binding protein, whose amino-acid sequence is MTGHPAPDGLSYAHGTSTTPLLGDTIGANLDRAIAAYPDRDALVDVPSGRRWSYAEFGAAVDEVARGLLAKGVTTGDRVGIWAVNCPEWVLTQYATARIGAIMVNINPAYRAHELEYVLQQAGITLLIASLAHKGSDYRSLVEEVRGRCPQLRETVYIGDPSWDALTAGAPAVPHARLAEIGAGLSCDDPINIQYTSGTTGFPKGATLSHHNILNNGYWVGRTVGYGEQDRICLPVPFYHCFGMVMGNLGATSHGACIVVPAPSFEPAATLEAVQRERCTSLYGVPTMFIAELNLPDFASYDLSTLRTGIMAGSPCPVEVMKRVVAEMHMEEVSICYGMTETSPVSLQTRRDDDLEHRTGTVGRVLPHIEVKVVDPATGVTQPRGTSGELCTRGYSVMLGYWEEPAKTAEVVDAGRWMHTGDLAMMREDGYVEIVGRIKDMIIRGGENVYPREIEEFLYAHPKIADVQVVGVPHERYGEEVLACVIPRDAGDPPTLEEVRAFCDGQLAHYKVPTRLSVLDSFPMTVSGKVRKVELRERYADPDGRG